A portion of the Chthonomonadales bacterium genome contains these proteins:
- a CDS encoding DUF2961 domain-containing protein, whose translation MLHKWMLAAVTALCLAPGARADGYTYADLVKRLTDLEALAVLPKPGNTCQQASSYDRASRLDPATGRYVAWDANGDGGGVIRAEGDQLVLAEMEGPGCIWRIWSAAPGKGRVRIYLDGDPIPAVDLPFAAYFDGKHAPFVYPSLVHDAASGKNAYVPIPFQRSCKVVAERNWGLYYHFTWERFPAGTTVPTFRQVMPQADLSALRRADEYLTGRLGEDPAGPRRDEQSIERRTRVAPGAAVTVARIDGPRAVTALRVRPRLGDRKDEVMALRELVLRVTFDDAAAPAVWSPLGDFFGTAPGINHYRSLPLGMTEDGFYSFWYMPFARGATVEIVNEGKSARTLDWRITHAPLDRPVEQLGRFHAKWHRDAFLPPEPERHIEWTMLQASGAGRFCGVSLHVWNPKGGWWGEGDEMFYVDGERFPSTFGTGSEDYFGYAWCNPARFVNAFHNQPFNSGNNRGHASVNRWHVADSVPFQTSFFGSIEKYYPNDRPTLYAAVPYWYQRAGSADAYGPTPVAERIGYFEVGPLPATEVKGATEGETMVVLERTGGDTSVQDLSAFGPAWSKDKQVWWTGGRPGDRLTLTLPVRRAGRYDIKLQMTCARDYGIVQWWLDGEKLGDPQDLYSAEVVPTGELILGTRQLTAGEHRLVAEIVGANPSAVPAHMVGLDYVLLAPANAR comes from the coding sequence GTGCTGCACAAGTGGATGCTCGCGGCGGTGACCGCCCTCTGCCTGGCGCCCGGAGCGCGCGCGGACGGCTACACCTACGCCGATCTCGTTAAGAGGCTGACCGACCTGGAAGCGCTGGCCGTACTGCCGAAGCCTGGCAACACGTGCCAGCAGGCGTCGAGCTACGACCGCGCCAGCAGGCTCGACCCCGCCACCGGCCGCTATGTGGCCTGGGACGCCAACGGCGACGGCGGCGGCGTCATACGCGCCGAGGGCGATCAGTTGGTGCTCGCCGAGATGGAGGGGCCCGGCTGCATCTGGCGCATCTGGTCGGCGGCGCCGGGCAAGGGCCGCGTCCGAATCTACCTGGACGGTGACCCGATCCCCGCCGTCGATCTGCCGTTCGCGGCCTACTTCGACGGCAAGCACGCCCCCTTTGTTTACCCGTCGCTCGTGCACGACGCGGCCAGCGGCAAGAACGCCTACGTGCCGATCCCGTTCCAGAGGTCGTGCAAGGTGGTGGCGGAGAGGAACTGGGGGCTCTACTATCATTTCACCTGGGAGCGCTTCCCGGCCGGAACCACGGTGCCGACGTTTCGGCAGGTGATGCCCCAGGCCGACCTGAGCGCGCTGCGCCGAGCCGACGAGTACCTGACCGGCCGGTTGGGCGAGGACCCGGCCGGCCCGCGGCGCGACGAGCAGAGCATCGAGCGCCGCACGCGCGTGGCGCCCGGCGCCGCCGTGACCGTCGCTCGCATCGACGGACCCCGGGCGGTCACGGCGCTCCGGGTGCGCCCGCGCCTCGGCGACCGCAAGGACGAGGTGATGGCCCTCCGCGAACTCGTGCTGCGCGTCACCTTCGACGACGCGGCCGCCCCCGCGGTCTGGTCGCCGCTCGGCGACTTCTTCGGCACCGCGCCCGGCATCAACCACTACCGCTCACTGCCGCTCGGCATGACCGAGGATGGCTTCTACTCGTTCTGGTACATGCCCTTCGCGCGCGGCGCCACCGTGGAGATCGTCAACGAGGGGAAGAGCGCGCGCACGCTCGACTGGCGAATCACCCACGCGCCGCTGGACCGGCCCGTCGAGCAACTCGGCCGCTTCCACGCCAAGTGGCATCGCGACGCCTTCCTACCGCCGGAGCCCGAGCGCCACATTGAGTGGACGATGCTGCAGGCCAGCGGCGCCGGCCGCTTCTGCGGCGTGTCGCTACACGTGTGGAACCCCAAGGGCGGTTGGTGGGGCGAGGGCGACGAGATGTTCTACGTGGACGGCGAGCGGTTCCCGTCGACGTTCGGCACCGGCTCGGAGGACTACTTTGGCTACGCCTGGTGCAACCCCGCGCGGTTCGTCAACGCCTTCCACAACCAGCCCTTCAACAGCGGCAACAACCGTGGCCACGCCAGCGTGAACCGTTGGCACGTGGCAGACAGCGTTCCGTTTCAGACTTCCTTCTTCGGCAGCATCGAGAAGTACTATCCCAACGACCGCCCCACTCTCTACGCCGCCGTGCCCTACTGGTATCAGCGGGCCGGATCCGCCGACGCGTACGGCCCCACGCCCGTGGCCGAGCGCATCGGCTACTTCGAGGTCGGGCCGCTACCGGCCACCGAGGTCAAGGGCGCTACCGAAGGCGAGACGATGGTGGTGCTGGAGCGCACCGGGGGCGACACGAGCGTGCAGGATCTCAGCGCCTTCGGCCCCGCCTGGAGCAAGGACAAGCAGGTGTGGTGGACGGGCGGCAGGCCCGGGGACCGGCTGACCCTGACGCTTCCGGTGCGGCGCGCGGGGCGCTACGACATCAAGTTGCAGATGACCTGCGCCCGCGACTACGGCATCGTGCAGTGGTGGCTGGACGGCGAGAAGCTGGGTGACCCGCAGGACCTCTACAGCGCCGAGGTCGTTCCGACCGGCGAGCTGATCCTGGGCACCCGACAGCTCACGGCCGGCGAGCACCGGCTGGTGGCCGAGATCGTCGGCGCCAACCCGAGCGCGGTCCCGGCCCACATGGTCGGCCTGGACTACGTGCTGCTCGCCCCGGCTAACGCACGGTGA
- a CDS encoding Gfo/Idh/MocA family oxidoreductase, translating into MELGVGIAGYGFIGRVHAFAHAALPFFYSPLPARTRLVGVCTATPASGERAREQAGFAFATTDYTDLLARADIQLIHCCTPNDAHYPLVRDALLAGKHVYCDKPLARTVTEAEELAAIARGTRLVHRMTFNYRYVPAVLRARQLVDEGFLGEVYQFRGAYLHSGYTDPRRPISWRMRMDRSGGGAIMDLGVHILDLMRYLLGPLSAVRAVMETRIAERPDPAAGGMAAVDVDDIALVQARAAGGAVGTVEASRLATGAQDELRFEIHGSRGALAFNLMDPNWLTVYDNTLPEAPLGGRRGQQRIECVARYPRPYALSATRNSVGWPQFHVHCLYDWIESVASGELRGPSFEDGLAAQRAVAACQRSASRGGWIDLPQG; encoded by the coding sequence ATGGAACTTGGCGTCGGCATCGCCGGCTACGGCTTCATCGGCAGGGTGCACGCGTTCGCGCACGCGGCGCTGCCCTTCTTCTACAGTCCGCTCCCGGCGCGCACCCGTCTGGTGGGCGTTTGCACCGCCACGCCTGCCAGCGGCGAGCGCGCGCGCGAGCAGGCAGGCTTCGCCTTCGCCACCACCGACTATACGGACCTGCTCGCCCGCGCCGATATTCAGCTCATCCACTGCTGTACGCCCAACGACGCGCACTACCCACTGGTGCGCGACGCCCTGCTCGCCGGCAAGCACGTCTACTGCGACAAGCCGCTCGCGCGCACCGTGACCGAGGCCGAGGAGCTCGCCGCCATCGCTCGCGGCACCCGTCTCGTCCACCGCATGACGTTCAACTACCGCTACGTGCCGGCCGTGCTGCGCGCCAGGCAGCTTGTGGACGAGGGCTTCCTCGGCGAGGTCTATCAGTTCCGCGGCGCCTACCTGCACTCCGGCTACACGGACCCGCGCCGGCCCATCTCCTGGCGCATGCGCATGGACCGCTCCGGGGGTGGCGCCATCATGGACCTGGGCGTCCATATACTGGACCTCATGCGCTACCTTCTTGGCCCCCTCTCCGCCGTGCGCGCGGTGATGGAGACGCGCATCGCCGAGCGGCCGGATCCGGCCGCTGGCGGCATGGCGGCGGTTGACGTGGACGACATCGCGCTCGTGCAGGCCCGCGCGGCGGGTGGCGCCGTAGGCACCGTGGAGGCGTCGCGCCTGGCCACCGGCGCGCAGGACGAGCTGCGCTTCGAGATCCACGGCAGCCGCGGCGCGCTCGCCTTCAACCTGATGGACCCCAACTGGCTCACCGTCTACGACAACACGCTCCCGGAGGCGCCGCTGGGTGGCCGTCGCGGCCAGCAGCGCATCGAGTGCGTGGCGCGCTACCCGCGCCCTTACGCGCTGAGCGCCACCAGGAACAGCGTGGGCTGGCCTCAGTTCCATGTGCACTGCCTCTACGACTGGATCGAGAGCGTGGCCTCGGGCGAGTTGCGCGGCCCGAGCTTCGAGGACGGACTGGCGGCGCAGCGCGCCGTCGCGGCTTGCCAGCGCTCCGCCTCGCGCGGCGGCTGGATCGATCTGCCGCAGGGATAG